The following coding sequences lie in one Corallococcus macrosporus genomic window:
- a CDS encoding heparinase II/III domain-containing protein, whose amino-acid sequence MRRLPVSLFLLSALVLAGCEPDFRDGDAAPSSDEVAWAESAAALADAGTPDAGILPPVRATHPHVFLSSERLSTLSASFPTPTFPARGALQFTLTPRFRAALGVPEMDASGNSIPLNLLDGYATDRNSIFVRHIATWDAPGASPPTVGLQIGMQVDRRQPRYAELAAAGSYVAAARIDVPADVGTAIRIDWDATAHTASVQLGSQSPTVMNWYRLSSGVPVEWSPDGQRFEFRGREGELVTQVQITDKALSTTVSYPAIDLNLHRAWKNLRGSADSYATRLYDQCTVKADPTTCPSPVVLTGATPSHPSHVQDVAEVLALAHVRTGDVRFREAALTYASKLLQVPALEGGEYPMRGRIAAMGLLYDWLYPVMSTTDVRGVTGVSGRYSQRLADAIINTITAKDASGRHPLGEMFCGRQPIDSDTVALKCRETPLMVGWDPVVHASRPTIAPFYLSGHHRGDVAAIALALSAIAYEYPRVRPMLQTAYEHFELGFNPVRDFVGSAGGHQMGWYYGSTNLEATEVFRTAFHWPTPPPAPTFARSQFLFWLYGLRGTPTVSFPKLGDTFAGGWDDAMAVLALYGSHYGPTATAPVGQWLYDEHILPRRSGGGLWDLLLWRPGMARQAPNALPLSRHFGPSGQVLMRENWQFSPTTSLLEFHSAAFASSNHQHQDQNSLSLFYRAPLLVDSGYYDEYGTSHWHNYYIRSVAHNTLTVFDPAEVFFLGSTQWSNDGGQWFFDGKATYPTPEQIRPGGVNALAGVVRYEPGADFTFSVGDASRAYSKAKIAATNGYLRHVLFLRQPGFWSKPVTLVYDSVQVATGKQGLRKSVLWHSVNEPLVNNQLAQGPGVWPVLVAKGAAPVTRVRNGGGMAFLQTLLPAAPSLCKVGGVTANGPDFRFAVSSNPQVCGTASYTNFAPTTAEATMAQDPDVGAWRIEVTDTQGQETAQFLHVISVADEGVTAPPAARRLTADAGTEAVLVGDSLIAVFPQRGIQQSTHGFRVEGAGRQRMIITGLSPNQSYALSITPIINTALSQVTFTPSTTGTYRSTSQGVLTVPAR is encoded by the coding sequence ATGCGCCGTCTCCCGGTCAGCCTCTTCCTGTTGTCCGCCCTCGTGCTCGCCGGCTGCGAGCCGGACTTCCGGGACGGTGACGCCGCGCCATCCTCCGACGAGGTCGCTTGGGCGGAGAGCGCCGCCGCGCTCGCCGATGCGGGCACTCCGGACGCGGGGATCCTGCCGCCGGTCCGTGCCACCCACCCGCACGTGTTCCTGAGCAGCGAGCGGCTGTCGACGCTCAGCGCCAGCTTCCCGACTCCGACGTTCCCGGCGCGCGGCGCGCTCCAGTTCACCCTGACGCCGCGCTTCCGCGCCGCCCTGGGGGTTCCGGAGATGGATGCTTCGGGCAACTCCATTCCCCTGAACCTCCTGGACGGCTACGCGACGGACCGCAACAGCATCTTCGTGCGGCACATCGCCACCTGGGATGCGCCGGGTGCGTCGCCGCCCACCGTGGGACTCCAGATTGGAATGCAGGTGGACCGGCGGCAGCCCCGGTACGCGGAGCTCGCGGCCGCGGGGAGCTACGTCGCCGCGGCGAGGATTGACGTCCCCGCGGATGTGGGCACGGCCATCCGCATTGACTGGGACGCCACCGCGCACACCGCCAGCGTCCAGCTTGGAAGCCAGTCTCCCACGGTCATGAACTGGTACCGGCTGAGCAGCGGCGTGCCCGTCGAGTGGTCCCCGGATGGCCAGCGCTTCGAGTTCCGCGGCCGGGAAGGAGAGCTGGTCACCCAGGTGCAGATCACCGACAAGGCGCTGAGCACCACGGTCAGCTACCCCGCCATCGACCTGAACCTGCACCGCGCCTGGAAGAACCTGCGCGGCTCGGCCGACAGTTACGCCACGCGGCTGTATGATCAGTGCACCGTCAAGGCGGATCCCACCACCTGCCCCAGCCCGGTGGTGCTCACCGGCGCGACGCCCTCGCATCCCTCTCACGTGCAGGACGTGGCCGAAGTCCTGGCCCTGGCCCACGTGCGGACCGGCGACGTCCGCTTCCGGGAGGCGGCCCTCACCTACGCGAGCAAGCTGCTGCAGGTGCCGGCCCTGGAAGGCGGCGAGTACCCCATGCGTGGCCGCATCGCCGCGATGGGCCTGCTGTACGACTGGCTGTACCCGGTCATGTCGACCACCGACGTGCGGGGCGTGACCGGGGTAAGTGGGCGCTACAGCCAGCGCCTCGCCGACGCCATCATCAACACCATCACGGCGAAGGACGCCAGTGGCCGCCATCCCCTGGGGGAGATGTTCTGCGGCAGGCAGCCCATCGACAGTGACACCGTCGCGCTCAAGTGCCGCGAGACGCCCCTCATGGTGGGCTGGGACCCGGTGGTGCATGCCTCCAGGCCGACCATCGCGCCCTTCTACCTGTCCGGACACCACCGGGGGGACGTGGCGGCCATTGCCCTGGCGCTCTCCGCCATTGCCTATGAGTACCCGCGCGTCCGGCCCATGCTGCAGACGGCCTACGAGCACTTCGAGCTGGGCTTCAATCCGGTGCGCGATTTCGTGGGCTCCGCGGGTGGCCACCAGATGGGCTGGTATTACGGCTCCACCAATCTGGAGGCCACCGAGGTGTTCCGCACGGCCTTCCATTGGCCGACGCCTCCGCCCGCCCCCACCTTCGCCCGGAGCCAGTTCCTGTTCTGGCTCTACGGCCTGCGCGGCACGCCGACGGTCTCCTTCCCGAAGCTCGGTGACACCTTCGCGGGCGGCTGGGATGACGCGATGGCCGTCCTGGCGCTGTACGGCTCGCATTACGGCCCGACGGCCACCGCGCCCGTGGGCCAGTGGCTCTATGACGAACACATCCTGCCGCGCCGCTCGGGTGGCGGCCTGTGGGATCTGCTGCTGTGGCGTCCCGGCATGGCCAGACAGGCGCCGAACGCGCTGCCGCTGTCGCGCCACTTCGGACCGAGCGGACAGGTGCTGATGCGCGAGAACTGGCAGTTCTCCCCCACCACCAGCCTGCTGGAGTTCCACTCCGCGGCGTTCGCCAGCAGCAATCACCAGCACCAGGACCAGAACAGCCTGTCGTTGTTCTACCGGGCGCCGCTGCTCGTCGACAGTGGCTACTACGACGAGTACGGGACCAGCCACTGGCACAACTATTACATCCGCAGCGTCGCCCATAACACGCTGACGGTGTTCGACCCCGCCGAGGTCTTCTTCCTGGGCAGCACCCAATGGTCGAACGATGGCGGCCAGTGGTTCTTCGACGGGAAGGCGACCTACCCCACGCCCGAGCAGATCCGCCCGGGAGGCGTCAACGCGCTGGCGGGCGTCGTGCGCTACGAGCCCGGCGCCGACTTCACCTTCTCGGTGGGCGACGCGAGCCGCGCGTATTCGAAGGCGAAGATCGCCGCCACGAACGGCTACCTCCGCCATGTGCTGTTCCTGCGTCAGCCGGGCTTCTGGTCGAAGCCGGTGACGCTCGTCTACGACAGCGTGCAGGTGGCGACCGGCAAGCAGGGGCTGCGCAAGAGCGTGCTCTGGCACAGCGTCAACGAGCCCCTGGTCAACAACCAGCTCGCGCAGGGACCCGGCGTCTGGCCTGTGCTCGTGGCGAAGGGCGCCGCCCCCGTCACCCGGGTGCGCAACGGCGGTGGCATGGCCTTCCTCCAGACGCTGCTGCCCGCGGCACCGAGCCTCTGCAAGGTGGGCGGTGTGACCGCGAACGGGCCGGACTTCCGCTTCGCCGTGTCCAGCAACCCGCAGGTCTGCGGCACGGCCTCGTACACGAACTTCGCGCCCACGACGGCCGAGGCCACGATGGCGCAGGACCCCGACGTGGGCGCCTGGCGCATCGAAGTCACCGACACCCAGGGCCAGGAAACGGCGCAGTTCCTCCATGTCATCAGCGTGGCGGATGAAGGCGTCACGGCTCCGCCCGCGGCGCGCCGCCTCACGGCGGACGCCGGCACCGAGGCGGTCCTGGTGGGAGACTCGCTCATCGCCGTCTTCCCCCAGCGCGGCATCCAGCAGAGCACGCACGGTTTCCGGGTCGAGGGCGCTGGCCGGCAGCGGATGATCATCACGGGCCTGTCCCCGAACCAGTCCTACGCCCTGAGCATCACGCCCATCATCAACACCGCGCTGAGCCAGGTGACGTTCACGCCCTCGACCACCGGCACGTACCGCAGCACCTCGCAGGGCGTGCTGACGGTGCCCGCCCGCTGA
- a CDS encoding lectin yields the protein MDANQGLGFGQRLYSCDGRFWLVMQSDGNLVLRQGATALWHSRTNGTAAVGAVMQGDGNFVIYTAEPRALWHSHTYGYSGAYLTVQNDGNVVIRTSRGGALWNTQTGGH from the coding sequence ATGGACGCGAACCAGGGACTGGGCTTCGGGCAGCGCCTCTATTCGTGTGACGGTCGCTTCTGGCTGGTCATGCAGAGCGACGGCAACCTGGTGCTCCGCCAGGGCGCGACGGCCCTCTGGCACTCCCGGACGAACGGGACCGCGGCCGTGGGGGCGGTCATGCAGGGCGACGGGAACTTCGTGATCTACACGGCGGAGCCAAGGGCCCTCTGGCACAGCCACACCTACGGCTACAGCGGCGCGTATCTCACCGTCCAGAATGATGGGAACGTGGTCATCCGCACTTCGCGTGGCGGGGCCCTCTGGAACACCCAGACCGGCGGGCACTGA